GCAACATCACGATGCGGGACATGCGCGGCTCCTTGCGAAGTCTTGGTGACCATTCATGCGGGAACAAATCGCCCTTAATTTCAGGCCTTGATTTCCTCGACGACGAATCCCTTGCGGTATTCGCGCTTCAGGAGCTTGTTGGCGTCGTCGTTGTTGGTGAACCGCTCGGTGGCGGGGTCCATGTTGAGCCAGGGGCCCATCGTCAGCGTGGGTTTGTCGACGCTGATGTCGAGCTTGCCGAGCTGTTCGACCATGCGGCCGTACGATTCGGTCGCCATCGCATCGGACTTGATGGCTTCCTTGATGGCGTCGCCGGCGGTAAGTTTGCCGAGCTTGTAGGAAATGTTGCCGGTGTGGCAGAGGGCGGAGGAGATGTGGCCGTCTTCGATCTCGGCGTTCTGCCCGTCGCGCTGGCGCGAGCGGATGGCTTCGACGAAGTTGGCGTAGTGATTGCCGCCGCCGGAGAAGGCCTTGACCTTCTTGCCATCGTTGTCGTAGGCGACGCCGGAGGAGTAGCTTCCGACGACGAGGAGGCCGCCTTCGCAGTGGACGAGCACGCCGATCGTCGTGTTGTTGAGGCGGGGCATGTCCTTATCGCTCCACTTGCCGGCCTTGAGCTTGTCCGCGCTGTCGGGCAGGCCGCGCACTTCGAAGATCAGCGGCGCGCCGGGGTAGTCGTGGTACACGATCTGCGTGTTGGGCGTGTTGCCGGCGTCGTCGTACCCGAGCCGCCCGCCCATGCTCATCACGCGCGGCGAGAGCTTGGGCTGATTGAGGAACCAGCGGCCCAGGTCCATCTGGTGAATGCCCTGATTACCCAAGTCGCCGGCGCCGGTGTTGAAATCCCAGTGCCAGTCGTAGTGGAGCTGATTACGGAACAGGTCCACTTTCGCGGCCGGTCCGCACCAAAGGTCGTAGTCGATGTAGCTGGGAATCTCCAGCGGCGTGTCGCGCTTGCCGATCGAGGGGCGCGGCTTGTAGCAGGTGCCGACGACGTACTTGATCTTGCCGAGGTTGCCTTCGTGGATGAAGTCGATCATCTGACGCATGCCGTGCATGGAGCGGCTTTGCGTGCCGGTCTGGCAAATGCGGTTGTACTTGCGCGAGGCGTTGACGAGCTGCCGGCCCTCCCAGACGTTGTGCGACACGGGCTTTTCGCAGTAGACATCCTTGCCGGCGGCCATCGCTTCGATGCCG
Above is a window of Planctomycetota bacterium DNA encoding:
- a CDS encoding gfo/Idh/MocA family oxidoreductase, whose product is MSISRRSFVQGTMTAATAIALGGTKVLGANEELRVAVVGVRGRGGTHIDYVNDVPGCRVTVLCDVDQQELDKRVAWTEKNYKWKTEKETNWRRLLERKDIDIISIATPNHLHSIIGIEAMAAGKDVYCEKPVSHNVWEGRQLVNASRKYNRICQTGTQSRSMHGMRQMIDFIHEGNLGKIKYVVGTCYKPRPSIGKRDTPLEIPSYIDYDLWCGPAAKVDLFRNQLHYDWHWDFNTGAGDLGNQGIHQMDLGRWFLNQPKLSPRVMSMGGRLGYDDAGNTPNTQIVYHDYPGAPLIFEVRGLPDSADKLKAGKWSDKDMPRLNNTTIGVLVHCEGGLLVVGSYSSGVAYDNDGKKVKAFSGGGNHYANFVEAIRSRQRDGQNAEIEDGHISSALCHTGNISYKLGKLTAGDAIKEAIKSDAMATESYGRMVEQLGKLDISVDKPTLTMGPWLNMDPATERFTNNDDANKLLKREYRKGFVVEEIKA